From the genome of Vigna angularis cultivar LongXiaoDou No.4 chromosome 11, ASM1680809v1, whole genome shotgun sequence, one region includes:
- the LOC108332691 gene encoding uncharacterized protein LOC108332691, whose protein sequence is MASSRDLEDYSSEASSTSQDIHKSNVEEGKKHEVTTMKEKGIKFEESKVSNSKTHMVLDFVKFSNDQTLCGSKVELDFFNAKGSSSRANHTQGRDEHNKEEKPSSETNKTFSCNFCQKEFSSSQALGGHQNAHKQERALAKRRQGIDGGAFGNPHFLYYPYNPTHSFYGSYNRALGVRMESMIHKPMYPSSSSLGLRFGQGLLRQETMNSSSCSSSAVGLQANAGIKIMGRDTTFRAQRDHGNIRHSIPFLAESSANVTAKTNLTPLNHVEDNDNDRTKKEGTSNPSSSDEIDLSLKL, encoded by the coding sequence ATGGCATCTTCACGGGATTTGGAAGATTATTCATCTGAAGCCTCAAGCACCTCACAAGACATTCATAAATCTAATGTTGAAGAAGGGAAGAAGCATGAGGTGACAACAATGAAGGAGAAAGGTATCAAATTTGAAGAAAGTAAGGTTTCCAATTCCAAAACTCACATGGTGTTAGATTTTGTTAAGTTTTCCAATGATCAAACACTTTGTGGGTCAAAAGTGGAATTGGATTTTTTCAATGCCAAGGGTTCATCTTCTAGGGCAAATCACACTCAAGGAAGAGATGAACACAATAAAGAGGAGAAGCCATCATCAGAAACCAACAAGACCTTTTCCTGCAACTTCTGTCAGAAAGAGTTTTCTTCTTCACAAGCATTGGGAGGACACCAAAATGCCCATAAACAAGAACGTGCTCTAGCAAAACGAAGACAAGGGATTGATGGTGGTGCTTTTGGAAACCCTCATTTTCTCTATTACCCTTATAATCCCACACACTCTTTCTATGGATCTTACAATAGGGCACTTGGGGTTCGAATGGAGTCAATGATTCACAAACCTATGtatccttcatcttcttcactaGGTTTAAGGTTTGGTCAAGGGTTGTTGAGACAAGAGACGATGaactcttcttcttgttcttcttctgcTGTTGGTTTGCAAGCAAATGCTGGAATCAAGATTATGGGGAGAGACACAACTTTTAGGGCACAACGTGATCATGGTAATATCAGACACAGTATTCCATTCCTTGCAGAATCTTCTGCAAATGTTACTGCCAAAACAAATTTGACTCCATTGAATCATGTGGAAGACAATGATAATGATCGCACCAAGAAAGAAGGAACTTCAAATCCTAGTTCTTCTGATGAAATTGATTTGTCACTTAAACTTTAG